The nucleotide window GCGAGCGCAAACACCAGCGCCGCCGCCATCGGCCCCCAGGCATACGGGAGGTAATAGATCAGTACGAATACAGGAATCAGAACAATGCGTAGCAGAGTCAGGATATTGGGTATTTTCATCGACGTTCAGTTTTCCTGTTGCAGCGGGACAGATTTGGCAGTGTACAGCTTGCCATTAAGGATCAGGATGCAGGGTAGCATAAATATCTTCGGCAATTTTGCGGCTTATAGTAGAGACTTTTCCAATTTCTTCAATACTTGCGGTTTCAATCGACTGAACACTGCCAAAATGTTTCAGCAATTCCCGCCGCCGCTTAGGCCCGACTCCCGGAATACCCTCGAGGGATGATTTGCGTCGCGCTTTACCTCTTCTGGCCCGGTGACCGGTAATGGCAAAGCGATGCGCCTCGTCGCGGATATACTGAATCAGATGCAGTGCCGGCGAATCAGCCCGCAGAGCTACTTCAGCACCGCTATCACCCATAATAAGTGTTTCCAGCCCTGCCTTTCTGTCGCTTCCCTTGGCGACACCCACGATTAAAACCTCTTCGATTTGCAGCTCTGCCAAGACCTCGACCGCCTGAGCAACCTGCCCTTTACCACCATCGATCAATAGAATATCCGGCAGCTTGCCTTCGCCTTTTTTCAAGCGCGTATAACGGCGCGTGAGTGCCTGATGCATCGCGGCATAATCATCACCGCCAGTAATACCCTCAATATTGAAATGGCGATAATCGGATTTCAGGGGGCCGTTACGATCAAAAACGACGCAGGAGGCAACCGTCGCTTCTCCTGAGCTATGACTGATATCAAAGCACTCCATCCGCTGCGGAATCGCATCCAGTTGCAACGCATCCTGCAGAGACAGATAACGGTTGTAGATATTCTGCTTGCTGGCCAGATGACTTTGCAGGTTCTGCTCAGCATTGGTCTGAGCCAGCTTTTGCCAGCCAGCCTTATCGGAACGCACTTTATGAACCAGCGTGACTTTACGCCCACTACGATCACTCAGCGCCTCTTCAAGCACCTCACGATCGACAGCTTCTTCAACCGTAATCAACACCGGGGGAATCTCCCGGCCACTTGCCAGATACCATTGTGCGATAAACGCAGAGAGCAATTCTTGCGGTGTTTCTTCAATACTAAAACGGGGATGATAAACCTTGCTGCCAATTATCCGCCCGCCTCTGACGAACAGCATATGCATACAGACCGCTCCAGACTGCTGAGCACAACCGATTACATCGGCATCGCCGCTCTGGCCGCTGACATGCTGCTGCTCCTGTACCTGCTGCAGACTGGATATCTGATCTCGATAGATGGCAGCATCTTCAAAATTCAGCGCCAGTGACGCCTGATCCATCTGCTCGGCCAGTTCATCCATGATTTTGCTATTTTTGCCCTCCAGAAACATCATCGCATGACGAATATCTGTCTGATATGCCTCAGGCGTTGGAATGCCGACACAGGGGCCACTGCATCGTTTAATCTGATATTGCAGGCAGGGTCTTGAACGGTTTTTGAAAAAGCTCTCTTCGCATTGTCGGATGCGAAACACCTTTTGCATAATCGCCAGACTGTCGCGCACTGCGCCGCTACTGGGAAAGGGACCAAAATAGCGCCCCTTTTGCCGCTTTGCTCCCCGATGAAAGCGAACCGCCGGATATTCCTGCTCGGTGGAAACGAAGATATAGGGATAAGATTTATCATCCCGCAGCAGAATATTGTAGGGCGGACGGTTGGTTTTGATCAGGTTCTGCTCTAACAACAGCGCTTCTGTTTCGCTGTTAGTAACCGTAACCTGGATATCGGCAATACGACTGACCAGCGCCTGCGTCTTAATATTCAGACCCGTGGGACGAAAGTAGCTGCTGACCCGGTTTTTCAGGTTTTTCGCTTTACCAACATAAAGAATTTCACCACTGCTGTTGAACATCTGATAGATGCCCGGCCTGCGGGTCAATCGTGAAAGAAAACTCTTACTGTCAAACGATGGACTATCACCCTGATGTTCCTGCTGATTCAGCTCTGCAAGCGATTCGCTGTTATGCGGGTCAGTGATGTTAGCGTCTTTATCCGGTATCTCATTCATCCGCGTATTCTAACTGTGCACCCTTCTACTTCTCAAGAATATTCAATAACTTATTGGCATCCATATGGTAATGAGTCGCTTCTGCATGAATTTTCTCCAGCTCTTTTCGGGTGTCATCGGCGATACCCGCGCCACGGGACAAACTGACCTCGAGATAAACACTGATCTCAGCATAATAATAAAGCCTTGCATCAAACTTTTGTGCCCGCTTTAGCTTTGATAGCGAAATTTGAGCGCCATTGAGCATGATAGTATTGATGTCAGAATCACTCATGAGAGGATGACGGTCTTTTTCATTAGGCATAAGTTGAACTTGATTTGCGCGAGAACGTGTATTTGGTGCCATGAGACATCCTGATAAAAGTAGAGTAAAGTTATTGGTATCGTATCACTTTATGAGCTTTTCACATCAATGTGAATTATGTTTTATGAGCAGTAATCGAAGCCATCGCTCTGATCACGCCGCTGAAGGTTTGATTCCGAAGCCCGGTTCACTTGAGTCAGGTTCAGTGTACCAGCAAGAGGTGGTCCGGGATCTGCACTGGCTCATCTACAGCCCCTCGCTGATGACAACTCCTGACCCCGAATCATCTGACTGGCTGTTTACTGCTCCTGACATTGATGCTCAGCTTGCCAGCCTCGACAAAAATCCCCAGCCACTCATTAGCCAACTGCGCCAGCAGGCTCAGTTCAGACTCGGCTATTATTTCGAAGATCTGGTAAGGCTTTACATAAAGATATTCACTCAGCCTGTTGATCTTAAATACAATATCCAGGTTTCCAGAGACAAGACTACCGTGGGAGAATATGATTTTCTCATGGCATTACAAAACGGTATCAAGGTGCATATTGAGGCCGCTGTAAAGTTTTATCTGTGCACTTCTGATGATATTAATCACTGCACCCTGAACGATTTTATCGGTCCAAACCGCTCTGACAGACTCGATCGAAAATGGCAACGGCTGACCGGTCATCAGCTACAACTGTCAAAAACAGATGCCGGTAAAAACCGGGCAATAGCACTGGGCCTGTTGCCGGATCGTCACTCACTGCTGCTGCGGGGCTATCTGTTTTACCCCTACCCTCAGTGGCAGCAATACAATCCCCCTGCCCCCATCAGCCCTGAACATCTTAAGGGGTGGTGGATCAGAGCCGCAGAAGCGGACTCGCTGGGGGATGATTATCAGTATGTTATCCTGATGAAACCCCGCTGGCTGGCTCTGGCACGCTGCTGCTTTCAGGAAACCCTGTCAAATGCTGAACTGATAAAAGCGACTGACAGTATTACCACCCCAATGCTGATCGCCCGGCTAGGGTTTAAGGATGGCCTCTGGCGTGAAACCGACCGGGGCTTCATCGTGCCGGATAACTGGAATCTGCAGACCTGATCTGATCCCAATCACTCCTGACCTGAGATCAACCGGCAGAGCAAATTACAGACACAAAAAAAGCAGCTCAGGGCTGCTTTTTCAGAAAATCTGCTTATTACTCAGCGCGCTGAGCAGCTTTCGCAGCATCTTTCGCCATACACTTACGCAGGTAGTAAACTGCTACGAAGGTACCAACAACCATCGCTGTAACGATTGCCATGCTGGGTACGAAAGAGATCATGCTGTACTTATCGGCCATAGAACTGTCCTCACTGGTTACCGTAATAATTAAATACGGATAATTTATGTGGTTATATCTGTTTTAGTTATAAGGCGCGATTATAGAGCATCCTTTCGCTGGCACAATAGCCAAAAAGATGTATTAATAAATGTCAGGTGGGCTGTGAACCCACCTGTGACCGACTATGGCTCAAGCCGCTTAACCAGACTGGAAGTATCCCAGCGATTGCCACCCAGCGTCTGCACTTCTGCATAGAACTGATCGACCAGTGCTGTAACCGGCAACTGTGCACCGTTACTCCGTGCTTCATCCAGCGCTATTTTAAGATCTTTACGCATCCAGTCGACCGCAAAGCCAAAATCAAACTGGTCGTCGATCATAGTCTGATGACGGTTAATCATCTGCCATGAACCGGCGGCGCCATGCTGAATAACATCAAAGACAGCGGCAGCATCAAGCCCTGCCTGCTTAGCAAAATGGACGCCCTCGGCCAGGCCCTGCACCAACCCGGCGATACAGATCTGGTTAACCATCTTCGCCAGCTGACCACTACCTGCCGGCCCCAACAATCTGGCGGATTTCGCATAACAATCAATCACCGGGGCGATTCGTTCATACACTGGCTGATCACCGCCGATCATAATACTGAGAACACCATTCTCAGCACCCGCCTGGCCTCCTGATACCGGAGCATCAATAAATTCAAGCCCCTTTTCGGTAGCAATAACAGCCAGCTCACGGGCCACTTCAGCAGAGGCGGTAGTGTGATCAACCAGAACCGCACCCTGAGCCATACTGCTGAAGACTCCCTGAGTCCCTGTGACCACCTGGCGCAGATCGTCATCATTACCGACACAGGTAAACACAATATCAGCATCACGTGCAGCTTCTGCCGGAGTAGCCGCCCGGCTTCCTTTATACAGCTGGCTCCATTGTTCAGCTTTTGCGGCCGTCCGGTTGTATACCGTGACATCATGACCCGCATTCGCCAGATGCCCCGCCATCGGATAGCCCATCACTCCCAGGCCGATAAATGCAACTTTCATATGTTTTCTTCTCCACCCAAAGGCTGACTATTGCTATGATCACTTTATTCTATGCTAAAGGCATATTTTCAAACACCACTAATTTTCAGGGTCATGCAATGCAGTTTGGCAACTATAGGCAGGGACCGGCAACAGCCTTTGTCGGCGTAATACTTTCACTGCTTTGCAGCTTTTCACCGGCAGCCTCTGCTGCAGAATCGCTCTACGACAATCTTCAGTTGACCGACCTTAAGGGCAACAGCGTCGATTTTAACCAGCATAGGGGCGGCCTGGTACTGATTAACTTTTGGGCCACCTGGTGCCCACCCTGCGTCAAAGAGATGCCTTCATTGCAACGACTGCAGCAGCAGTTTGATCCCGATGAATTCAGTGTTGTGCTGGTAAACCTGGGTCAGACAGCGACAACGGTTAACCATTTTTTTGAAGAACAAACCTTCGGCTTCAGTTTGCCTGTCTACCTTGATAGCAAAGGTCAGGCGTTTACACAGCTGGGCATTCAGGGGATGCCTTCCAGTTTTCTGGTGGATGCCAGCGGTAATCGGATTGAAACCATTGTGGGAGCGCGGGAGTGGGATCACCCCGACAACGTCAAAGCAGTGCGCGAGCTGATCAGCGCGCCACCTGAATACTAGTTTTTTATTTCAGCTGTGTTAGAAAACCGCTGCATTTAAAAAAAGGGGGCTTGCGCCCCCCTTTTTAAATACTACGCGTTAAATACTACGAGCCATTCGTTTATTCAGTGGTATAGACCGCTTCTGCGGCGGCAATCGCCTTACCCGCCGGAATGTCTGCACCCATGGCTGAAAGCGTGTTCTCCAGTGCGCTCAGGCAGAGCAGCACATTCTTTTTGTTACAGGCAGCCCCCATCAGACCGATACGCCACACTTTTCCGGCCAGCGCACCAAGTCCCGCACCAATTTCAAGACTGTAATCCGCCAGCAACCGGCGACGGACTTCAGCCTCATCGATACCGTCTGGTACAAACACTGAATTAAGCTGCGGCAAACGATATGGTTCCTCTACCAGAAAACCGATTCCCATCGCTTCCAGTCCTTCGCGCAGGGCGTTGTGATGGTGACGATGACGCGCCCAGGCATTCTCAAGCCCCTCCTCTTCCAGCATCACCAGCGACTCATGAAAAGCATACAGTGAATTCACCGGCGCGGTATGATGATAAGCGCGTTTAGCACCACCACCCCAATACCCCATCACCAGTTTCTGATCCAGAAACCAGCTAGGCGTTTTGCTCTGGCGCGCTTCAATCACTTCAACAGCTCGCTTATTAAAGCTGACCGGAGAGATCCCCGGCGGACAGGAGAGACACTTCTGGGTACCGGAATAAACCGCATCGATGCCCCAGCCATCTACATCCAGTTCACTCCCCCCCAGAGAGGTCACGGTATCGACAATCGTAAGCGCACCATGTTTCTGTGCAATCTGGCACAGGGTTTTAGCATCAGAAAGAACCCCGGTAGAGGTTTCGGCGTGAACAAAAGCCAGCACCTTAACATCGCTGTGCTCAGCAAAAGCCGCCTCCACCTTGACAGGATCAACCGGTTTTCCCCACGCGTCCTCCACCATAACAGCGACACCACCGAAGCGTTCGACATTCTCTTTCATCCGGCCGCCAAATACGCCGTTCTGGCAAACAATCACTTTATCACCCGGCTCAACCAGATTAACAAAGCAAGCCTCCATACCGGCAGAACCCGGTGCTGAGATTGGCATGGTCAGCGGACTTTCGGTTTTGAATGCGTACTGCAGCATCTGTTTCACCTCATCCATCATGCGGATAAATTCGGGATCGAGATGACCGATAGTGGGCCGGGAAAGTGCTGCCAGAACGCGCGGGTTAACATCAGACGGACCAGGACCCATCAGGGTACGCTGGGGAGGATAGAAGGAGGTGGTCATAATCCGTTGCCTTTTTATCGTTGTATTACTGGGTATCTGTTAACGCTTCAGGGTCGTGCCGCTTGAATCAGGCAGCTTCATCCGCGATGGTCTGCACAATCGCCATTACCATCTCAGCGGAGTGCTTCGCGGCAACAACCAGAAACTGATCAAATGACAGGTTGGACTCTTTACCGGCAATATCTGATAACGCCCGGATCACAATAAAGGGAATATCAAACTGATAACAGGTTTGTGCAATCGCTGCCGCTTCCATCTCTACGGCTTTCATCGTCGGAAAATGCTCGCGGGTTTTGGCAACCCGCTCAGGGCAGTTCATAAATGAATCACCAGTCGCAATCAGCCCTGTTACTGTTTTAATACCTGCCATCCGGGAGATACAACGCTGTGCGACATCGCCAAGGAAGCTATCAGGCAGAAAAGCAGCGGGCAATCCGGGAACCTGCCCGTGCTCATAACCAAAAACCGTTACATCCACATCATGGTGGCGGACTTCAGATGAGATCACTACATCCCCGACTTCCAGTTCTGAGGCAAAGCCGCCTGCAGAGCCGGTGTTAATAACACAGGTTGGCTGAAACTCCTGCAACATCAGTGCTGTACCGATCGCAGCATTGACCTTGCCTATACCCGATTTAAGCAGAACCACTTGTATACCGTGCATGGCTCCGGTGTAGAGGGTGTAGCCGGCAATCAAATGCTCCTGACGCTCCTCCAGTGTTTGCTTCAGCAGCTCGACCTCTTCATCCATGGCGCCGATAATACCGATTTTAAGCTGATCAGACTGAGCGTGCAGGCGCTCAGCAAAGGAGGTGTTGTTGGTCATTCAGGTGATTCCATCACGGGTAGAGTAAAGTGCATCAGTTTTAAGCGTTAAGGATACGCAAATTACACCAGTGGACAATAGTCAAAAAGCAGAAAAAGATAATAAAACCATCAGTTTTATTCGAGCTTAGCTCAACCAGGACAGCAGAACACCTCCAGGCGTAAACCGCGGGTAGCGTTCAACGATGAAAAGCCAGCCTAATTCTGAGCGAGACCGGCATCGGTGACACTGGATATTGGCGGAGCCGGATAGAACCCCTGCCAGCCAAACTGCATAAAGAGTTCGTCAACCCAGGGCGACACCGGGGCGTTGATCTGAATCGCCTGATGCGTAAATGGATGAATAAACTCCAGCCGGGTTGCCATCAGCAACAACCGGTCCAGACCGAAATTATTCCGAAACAGCGCATTATGCTTACCATCGCCATGCTGAGTATCGCCCACCAGGGGGTGAAAAATATGTTTCAGGTGACGACGAATCTGGTGTTTACGCCCGGTTTCAGGTTTAACCTCAACCAACGAATAGCGTGCTGCCGGGTATTTGCTGACAGGAATAGGCAACTCAACGGTTGCCAACCGGCGGTAACGGCTCACAGCCTCTTTAGCTGGCTTGTTCGGGTTAGCCATCTTATCAGCAACTTTATCAATAATCTCTTTCAGCGGGTAATCGATCACTCCCTGCTCTTCTGTATAGCCCCGACACACGCACAGATAGGTTTTCTGCACCCGGCGTTCAGCAAAACAGAGGTTCAGCTTATTGGCCGCCTCGGAGGTTTTGGCAAAAATAAGCACGCCTGAAGTCGGCCGGTCAAGACGGTGGACTGTATACGCTTTGATCCCCATCTGCTCGCGTATCAAAGCAACCGCATTAGGCGCACGACGCTCGATGGGACTGGGATGCACCAGCAGCCCTGCTGGTTTATCGATAGCGAAATAGTGCTCATCTTCAAAAAGAATATGGATGGGGTACATCGTTATAACTTACCTGCTCTGATCAAGGCGCGCAGCTTAACAATAAATCTTCTGATTGCCTATGAACCTCTATAATATGAACCTATACAAGATGATCCAGTCATACTTATTAACACGTAATACCTGTATGCTTGATATATTGAAAAAAACCTATATATATAGGGTAACCGAATAACTTAAACGGCACCTAAAGCCTTAATATTCAGAGGGATAAGATGCGTAATATCGATACAATGACCGTCCGTTCAGAACCGTCAGTTCTGGCAACCAACAAGGTGATAAGAAACACCTACATGCTGCTTGCCATGACTCTGGTATTCAGCGCAATGACCGCAGGCATTTCTATGGTCATCAATCCTCCTGTAATCTTATCTTTGGGAGCGCTGATCGTCGGCATGGTGCTAACCTTTGTTATCAACAAAAAACAAAATAGCGCGGCTGCACTACCATTGGTTTTTGCATTTACCGGTCTGTTTGGCTTTGCCCTGGGCCCGATTCTTAATACCTATCTTGCCATGAACAATGGTGGTCAGATCGTTATGACTGCGATGGGCATGACCGCTGCGACCTTCCTGGGTCTGTCTGCGTACGTCCTGACCAGTAAAAAAGACTTCAGTTTTATGGGTGGCTTCCTCGCAGCGGGTTTAATGGTGGTGCTGGTATCCATGGTGGTACTGATCGCCCTGCCATTCTTTGGCGTTCATATTCCGGCACTGCACCTGGCCTTTTCTGCCGCAGTAGTGCTGCTG belongs to Amphritea atlantica and includes:
- a CDS encoding NAD(P)-dependent oxidoreductase → MKVAFIGLGVMGYPMAGHLANAGHDVTVYNRTAAKAEQWSQLYKGSRAATPAEAARDADIVFTCVGNDDDLRQVVTGTQGVFSSMAQGAVLVDHTTASAEVARELAVIATEKGLEFIDAPVSGGQAGAENGVLSIMIGGDQPVYERIAPVIDCYAKSARLLGPAGSGQLAKMVNQICIAGLVQGLAEGVHFAKQAGLDAAAVFDVIQHGAAGSWQMINRHQTMIDDQFDFGFAVDWMRKDLKIALDEARSNGAQLPVTALVDQFYAEVQTLGGNRWDTSSLVKRLEP
- a CDS encoding DUF1853 family protein — encoded protein: MSSNRSHRSDHAAEGLIPKPGSLESGSVYQQEVVRDLHWLIYSPSLMTTPDPESSDWLFTAPDIDAQLASLDKNPQPLISQLRQQAQFRLGYYFEDLVRLYIKIFTQPVDLKYNIQVSRDKTTVGEYDFLMALQNGIKVHIEAAVKFYLCTSDDINHCTLNDFIGPNRSDRLDRKWQRLTGHQLQLSKTDAGKNRAIALGLLPDRHSLLLRGYLFYPYPQWQQYNPPAPISPEHLKGWWIRAAEADSLGDDYQYVILMKPRWLALARCCFQETLSNAELIKATDSITTPMLIARLGFKDGLWRETDRGFIVPDNWNLQT
- a CDS encoding tRNA pseudouridine(65) synthase TruC (catalyzes formation of pseudouridine at position 65 in tRNA-Ile1 and tRNA-Asp); this translates as MYPIHILFEDEHYFAIDKPAGLLVHPSPIERRAPNAVALIREQMGIKAYTVHRLDRPTSGVLIFAKTSEAANKLNLCFAERRVQKTYLCVCRGYTEEQGVIDYPLKEIIDKVADKMANPNKPAKEAVSRYRRLATVELPIPVSKYPAARYSLVEVKPETGRKHQIRRHLKHIFHPLVGDTQHGDGKHNALFRNNFGLDRLLLMATRLEFIHPFTHQAIQINAPVSPWVDELFMQFGWQGFYPAPPISSVTDAGLAQN
- the mtnN gene encoding 5'-methylthioadenosine/S-adenosylhomocysteine nucleosidase, which translates into the protein MTNNTSFAERLHAQSDQLKIGIIGAMDEEVELLKQTLEERQEHLIAGYTLYTGAMHGIQVVLLKSGIGKVNAAIGTALMLQEFQPTCVINTGSAGGFASELEVGDVVISSEVRHHDVDVTVFGYEHGQVPGLPAAFLPDSFLGDVAQRCISRMAGIKTVTGLIATGDSFMNCPERVAKTREHFPTMKAVEMEAAAIAQTCYQFDIPFIVIRALSDIAGKESNLSFDQFLVVAAKHSAEMVMAIVQTIADEAA
- the uvrC gene encoding excinuclease ABC subunit UvrC, producing the protein MNQQEHQGDSPSFDSKSFLSRLTRRPGIYQMFNSSGEILYVGKAKNLKNRVSSYFRPTGLNIKTQALVSRIADIQVTVTNSETEALLLEQNLIKTNRPPYNILLRDDKSYPYIFVSTEQEYPAVRFHRGAKRQKGRYFGPFPSSGAVRDSLAIMQKVFRIRQCEESFFKNRSRPCLQYQIKRCSGPCVGIPTPEAYQTDIRHAMMFLEGKNSKIMDELAEQMDQASLALNFEDAAIYRDQISSLQQVQEQQHVSGQSGDADVIGCAQQSGAVCMHMLFVRGGRIIGSKVYHPRFSIEETPQELLSAFIAQWYLASGREIPPVLITVEEAVDREVLEEALSDRSGRKVTLVHKVRSDKAGWQKLAQTNAEQNLQSHLASKQNIYNRYLSLQDALQLDAIPQRMECFDISHSSGEATVASCVVFDRNGPLKSDYRHFNIEGITGGDDYAAMHQALTRRYTRLKKGEGKLPDILLIDGGKGQVAQAVEVLAELQIEEVLIVGVAKGSDRKAGLETLIMGDSGAEVALRADSPALHLIQYIRDEAHRFAITGHRARRGKARRKSSLEGIPGVGPKRRRELLKHFGSVQSIETASIEEIGKVSTISRKIAEDIYATLHPDP
- a CDS encoding alanine--glyoxylate aminotransferase family protein codes for the protein MTTSFYPPQRTLMGPGPSDVNPRVLAALSRPTIGHLDPEFIRMMDEVKQMLQYAFKTESPLTMPISAPGSAGMEACFVNLVEPGDKVIVCQNGVFGGRMKENVERFGGVAVMVEDAWGKPVDPVKVEAAFAEHSDVKVLAFVHAETSTGVLSDAKTLCQIAQKHGALTIVDTVTSLGGSELDVDGWGIDAVYSGTQKCLSCPPGISPVSFNKRAVEVIEARQSKTPSWFLDQKLVMGYWGGGAKRAYHHTAPVNSLYAFHESLVMLEEEGLENAWARHRHHHNALREGLEAMGIGFLVEEPYRLPQLNSVFVPDGIDEAEVRRRLLADYSLEIGAGLGALAGKVWRIGLMGAACNKKNVLLCLSALENTLSAMGADIPAGKAIAAAEAVYTTE
- a CDS encoding excinuclease ABC subunit C is translated as MAPNTRSRANQVQLMPNEKDRHPLMSDSDINTIMLNGAQISLSKLKRAQKFDARLYYYAEISVYLEVSLSRGAGIADDTRKELEKIHAEATHYHMDANKLLNILEK
- a CDS encoding Bax inhibitor-1/YccA family protein, translated to MRNIDTMTVRSEPSVLATNKVIRNTYMLLAMTLVFSAMTAGISMVINPPVILSLGALIVGMVLTFVINKKQNSAAALPLVFAFTGLFGFALGPILNTYLAMNNGGQIVMTAMGMTAATFLGLSAYVLTSKKDFSFMGGFLAAGLMVVLVSMVVLIALPFFGVHIPALHLAFSAAVVLLMSGFIVYDTSNIVNGTYTNYIMATVSLYTSIFNLFVHLLSLVGFLNDD
- a CDS encoding TlpA family protein disulfide reductase, which produces MITLFYAKGIFSNTTNFQGHAMQFGNYRQGPATAFVGVILSLLCSFSPAASAAESLYDNLQLTDLKGNSVDFNQHRGGLVLINFWATWCPPCVKEMPSLQRLQQQFDPDEFSVVLVNLGQTATTVNHFFEEQTFGFSLPVYLDSKGQAFTQLGIQGMPSSFLVDASGNRIETIVGAREWDHPDNVKAVRELISAPPEY